A single genomic interval of Terriglobus albidus harbors:
- a CDS encoding VOC family protein, translated as MLTHFPMAVPEIPVSNVDAAAAYYVNVLGFQLDWGSDHGGIGGISQGACRMFLTNAPFREEYGNGERVIVWLNLESKQEVDELYHRWLEAGAQILAEPEDKPWNLREFRVADLDGNQLRVFYDFSWELRKEQV; from the coding sequence ATGCTTACGCACTTTCCCATGGCGGTTCCTGAGATTCCGGTCAGCAACGTCGATGCGGCGGCCGCATATTACGTCAACGTGCTTGGCTTCCAGCTCGATTGGGGGAGTGACCACGGCGGCATCGGTGGCATCTCGCAGGGAGCGTGCCGCATGTTCCTGACGAATGCGCCGTTCCGCGAGGAGTACGGCAATGGAGAAAGAGTCATCGTCTGGCTGAACCTGGAGAGCAAGCAGGAGGTCGATGAGCTCTACCATCGCTGGCTGGAGGCCGGAGCCCAGATTCTGGCTGAGCCGGAAGACAAACCTTGGAACCTGCGTGAGTTCAGGGTCGCCGATCTCGATGGGAATCAGCTGCGGGTGTTCTACGACTTCTCCTGGGAGTTAAGGAAGGAGCAAGTTTAA
- a CDS encoding alpha-L-fucosidase: protein MNSFVLRLALGACVLSSVSAYGQLEGHAIESSATPHPVPAIQDKETPAQHDARMAWWREARFGMFIHWGLYAVPAGEWHGQRTTHIGEWIMNDLSIPVADYKQFATNFNPTGFSAHDIVALAKDAGMKYIVITSKHHDGFAMFDSKTDPFNIVAATPFKKDPLRELAEECHKAGIRLGFYYSQAQDWTAPGGAAAVRGTHNKETGHWDPAQDGSFDDYLKTKAIPQIKELLSNYKTAPDIIWFDTPTSRMTPERAAEVVKVLNQYPKLIWNNRLGGGYKGDTETPEQYIPAQGYPGRDWESCMTINDTWGYKSFDTNFKSTETLLRNLIDITSKGGNYLLNIGPDAQGKVPEPEVERLHAMGKWLAVNGEAVYGAKATLFGAEAGSFAPAEGNAKPKFVPAWEWRSTTKANRIYIHLFAWPKGSFHVEKVPRTITKAYLLADSSHKALKFTQRDGVLDVSLPEKALDPIATVLVLESK, encoded by the coding sequence ATGAACTCTTTTGTCCTGCGCCTGGCGCTTGGTGCATGCGTTCTCTCTTCCGTATCCGCATACGGCCAACTGGAAGGGCATGCGATCGAATCGTCCGCCACTCCCCATCCCGTGCCTGCCATCCAGGACAAGGAGACTCCGGCCCAGCATGATGCCCGCATGGCATGGTGGCGCGAGGCACGTTTCGGCATGTTCATCCACTGGGGCCTGTACGCCGTTCCCGCGGGTGAGTGGCATGGGCAGCGCACTACGCATATTGGGGAATGGATCATGAACGATCTTTCCATTCCGGTCGCCGACTACAAACAGTTCGCAACCAACTTCAATCCCACCGGCTTCTCCGCGCACGACATTGTTGCGCTGGCGAAGGATGCGGGTATGAAGTACATCGTGATCACCTCGAAGCATCACGACGGATTTGCGATGTTCGACTCCAAGACCGATCCGTTCAACATCGTCGCCGCCACGCCCTTCAAGAAGGATCCCCTTCGTGAACTCGCAGAGGAGTGCCACAAGGCCGGCATCCGTCTCGGCTTCTACTATTCGCAGGCACAGGACTGGACCGCTCCCGGTGGTGCGGCGGCCGTTCGCGGTACCCACAACAAAGAAACAGGCCACTGGGATCCGGCGCAGGATGGAAGCTTCGATGACTACCTGAAGACCAAGGCGATTCCTCAGATCAAGGAGCTGCTCTCGAACTACAAGACCGCGCCCGACATCATCTGGTTCGATACCCCGACCAGCAGGATGACTCCGGAGCGCGCCGCCGAAGTCGTGAAGGTGCTGAACCAGTATCCGAAGCTGATCTGGAATAACCGCCTGGGCGGCGGATACAAGGGCGACACCGAAACTCCGGAGCAGTACATCCCGGCGCAGGGATATCCGGGGCGCGACTGGGAGTCGTGCATGACCATCAACGACACCTGGGGCTACAAGTCGTTTGACACCAACTTCAAGTCGACCGAGACGCTGCTGCGTAACCTGATCGATATCACCAGCAAGGGCGGCAACTACCTGCTGAACATTGGACCGGATGCCCAGGGCAAGGTTCCCGAGCCCGAGGTCGAGCGCCTGCACGCTATGGGCAAGTGGCTGGCCGTCAATGGCGAGGCTGTCTATGGAGCCAAGGCCACGCTCTTCGGAGCCGAGGCAGGATCGTTTGCTCCGGCAGAAGGCAATGCCAAGCCGAAGTTTGTTCCCGCGTGGGAGTGGCGTTCGACGACTAAGGCCAACCGCATCTACATCCATCTTTTCGCCTGGCCGAAGGGGAGCTTCCACGTAGAGAAGGTTCCGCGCACCATCACCAAGGCGTACCTGCTGGCGGACTCGTCTCACAAGGCGCTGAAGTTTACACAGAGGGATGGAGTGCTTGATGTCTCCCTGCCTGAGAAGGCGCTTGATCCGATTGCGACTGTCCTGGTTCTGGAATCGAAGTAA
- a CDS encoding sialate O-acetylesterase: MRLTTHSYFPSAERKTLFAGMALLAACTVVPQCLAEVELAHIFSDHMVLQRDLPIHLWGMAEPGEQIHAQLQDASAEAVADDLGRWSVYLPSRKAGGPFEVVVRGRNEVRLQDVMIGDVWVASGQSNMEFGMKTVANSEVELRKASQYDIRIVNVGHAYSEFPLSNLKEGVSWAKADENNLLNFSAVAYLFARKIEDSQHVPVGIIESSWGGTPAEAWTSLRTLTASPELTPALAAWAKILEGRTEEELRFTQTQKNPAAGQKPAPAPRDLNAWHPAYLFNAMIAPLTPFPIKGALWYQGEANTSEWNYAYYAPLFRAMIEDWRAQWKLGDLPFLFVQIANVKASSPANKWAEIREAQMQTLTFKNTGMAVTADIGEAANVHPRNKQDVADRLSRVARKVAYGEDIEFSGPIYRSSIVTGDQVRIWFEHGEGLMLKDANASFFEVAGADKVFHPAKASIENGTLILRSPDVPHPLQARYAWLDNPTCTLYNAAGLPASPFRTR, encoded by the coding sequence ATGAGGCTGACGACGCACAGCTATTTTCCCTCCGCGGAACGGAAGACGCTGTTCGCGGGGATGGCTCTTCTTGCTGCCTGCACCGTTGTCCCGCAATGCCTCGCGGAGGTCGAACTTGCACACATCTTCAGCGACCACATGGTGCTGCAGCGAGACCTTCCGATCCATCTCTGGGGAATGGCGGAGCCGGGAGAGCAGATTCATGCGCAACTGCAGGATGCTTCCGCCGAGGCGGTAGCGGACGACCTTGGGCGATGGAGCGTCTATCTCCCTTCCAGAAAGGCCGGGGGCCCTTTTGAGGTCGTGGTTCGCGGCAGGAATGAGGTTCGCCTGCAGGATGTGATGATCGGCGACGTCTGGGTAGCCTCCGGCCAGTCCAACATGGAGTTCGGCATGAAGACCGTGGCCAACTCGGAGGTCGAGCTCAGAAAGGCCAGCCAGTACGACATCCGGATCGTTAACGTTGGCCATGCCTACTCCGAGTTTCCGCTCTCAAATCTGAAAGAGGGCGTCTCCTGGGCAAAGGCGGACGAGAACAACCTCCTGAACTTTTCGGCAGTGGCTTATCTCTTTGCACGCAAGATCGAAGACAGCCAGCACGTTCCGGTCGGAATCATCGAATCTTCGTGGGGAGGAACTCCGGCAGAGGCCTGGACCAGCTTGCGTACCCTTACAGCCTCTCCTGAATTAACGCCGGCCCTGGCCGCCTGGGCGAAGATCCTGGAAGGCCGCACCGAAGAGGAACTCCGGTTTACGCAAACGCAAAAGAACCCGGCAGCAGGGCAGAAGCCGGCGCCCGCTCCGCGCGATCTCAATGCATGGCACCCTGCCTATCTCTTCAACGCCATGATCGCTCCGCTGACGCCATTTCCCATCAAAGGCGCGCTCTGGTATCAGGGCGAAGCAAATACCTCGGAATGGAACTACGCCTACTACGCTCCACTCTTTCGGGCGATGATCGAGGATTGGCGAGCGCAGTGGAAGCTGGGAGACCTCCCGTTCCTCTTTGTCCAGATCGCGAATGTCAAGGCATCGTCTCCGGCGAACAAGTGGGCTGAGATCCGCGAGGCACAGATGCAGACACTAACTTTTAAGAACACCGGAATGGCTGTGACCGCCGATATCGGTGAAGCCGCTAATGTTCACCCACGCAATAAACAGGACGTTGCAGACCGTCTCTCCCGCGTAGCGCGCAAGGTCGCTTACGGAGAGGATATCGAGTTCTCAGGGCCGATCTATCGCAGCTCCATTGTTACCGGGGACCAGGTGAGGATCTGGTTCGAACATGGGGAAGGACTCATGCTCAAAGACGCAAACGCGTCTTTCTTTGAGGTCGCAGGCGCGGACAAGGTCTTTCATCCGGCAAAGGCATCGATTGAGAACGGGACGCTGATTCTTCGTTCCCCTGATGTTCCACATCCGTTACAGGCAAGATATGCATGGCTGGATAACCCAACCTGCACTCTCTACAACGCCGCAGGATTGCCGGCATCGCCATTTCGCACGCGCTAA